A window of Streptomyces sp. SAI-127 contains these coding sequences:
- a CDS encoding response regulator transcription factor — protein sequence MSSLLLLTNALQPSTEVLPALGLLLHNVRVAPAEGPALVDTPGADVILIDGRRDLPQVRSLCQLLRSTGPGCPLILVVTEGGLAAVTADWGIDDVLLDTAGPAEVEARLRLAMGRQQIVNDDSPMEIRNGDLSVDEATYSAKLKGRVLDLTFKEFELLKYLAQHPGRVFTRAQLLQEVWGYDYFGGTRTVDVHVRRLRAKLGPEHESLIGTVRNVGYRFVTPEKGSVGAGEDAKAKGGVTGASGQANTEDADESAALDASEVPAEA from the coding sequence ATGAGTTCTCTGCTGCTCCTGACCAATGCCCTCCAGCCATCGACTGAGGTGCTGCCTGCCCTCGGCCTGCTCCTGCACAACGTGCGTGTGGCTCCGGCGGAAGGCCCCGCCCTCGTCGACACCCCGGGCGCCGACGTCATCCTCATCGACGGACGCCGTGATCTGCCGCAGGTCCGCAGCCTGTGCCAGCTGCTCCGCTCCACCGGGCCGGGCTGTCCGCTCATCCTCGTCGTGACCGAGGGCGGCCTCGCCGCCGTCACCGCCGACTGGGGCATCGACGACGTCCTTCTCGACACCGCCGGGCCGGCGGAGGTCGAGGCGCGTCTGCGGCTGGCCATGGGCCGCCAGCAGATCGTCAACGACGACTCCCCCATGGAGATCCGCAACGGCGACCTCTCGGTCGACGAGGCGACCTACTCGGCGAAGCTCAAGGGCCGGGTCCTCGACCTCACCTTCAAGGAGTTCGAGCTCCTCAAGTACCTCGCCCAGCACCCCGGCCGCGTCTTCACGCGCGCGCAGCTGCTGCAGGAGGTCTGGGGCTACGACTACTTCGGCGGCACCCGGACGGTCGACGTGCACGTACGACGGCTGCGCGCGAAGCTCGGACCCGAGCACGAGTCGCTGATCGGGACCGTCCGGAACGTCGGTTATCGATTCGTTACGCCGGAGAAGGGCAGCGTCGGCGCGGGCGAGGACGCCAAGGCCAAGGGCGGCGTGACCGGTGCTTCCGGCCAGGCAAACACGGAGGATGCGGACGAGAGTGCCGCCCTGGACGCCTCCGAGGTACCGGCCGAGGCATAG
- a CDS encoding alpha/beta fold hydrolase, whose product MSIDPAGRVARSTGGPHSETRRHAPIRTFLHTDDGVTIDSVYDPPSLVYDASRPPARDLVFVIAHGFTGDVDRPHVRRVVNVFTRYGAVVTFSFRGHGASGGRSTVGDREVLDLAAAVAWARELGHTRVVTLGFSMGGSVALRHAALYRPGGPDVSGREGRTDAYPDAVVSVSAPARWYYRGTAPMRRLHWLVTRPEGRLVSRYGFRTRIHHRDWDPVPLAPVEAVPQIAPTPLLIVHGDRDGYFPLDHPRMLAAAAGDHGELWIEPMGHAEHAAGDELLGRIGDWAVTAGG is encoded by the coding sequence ATGAGCATTGATCCGGCAGGTCGTGTGGCGCGTTCCACGGGTGGTCCGCACTCTGAGACGCGCAGACATGCACCTATACGGACGTTTCTGCACACTGACGACGGTGTGACGATCGATTCCGTATACGATCCGCCCTCTCTCGTATACGACGCCTCCCGGCCACCCGCGCGTGACCTGGTGTTCGTGATCGCGCACGGTTTCACCGGCGATGTGGATCGTCCTCATGTTCGCCGGGTGGTGAACGTGTTCACGCGGTACGGCGCCGTGGTCACCTTCTCCTTCCGCGGCCACGGAGCCTCCGGCGGGCGCTCGACGGTCGGCGACCGCGAGGTGCTGGATCTGGCCGCCGCGGTGGCGTGGGCACGCGAACTCGGCCACACGCGCGTGGTGACCCTCGGGTTCTCGATGGGCGGCTCGGTGGCGCTGCGGCACGCGGCGCTGTACCGGCCCGGCGGTCCGGATGTGTCGGGGCGCGAGGGGCGTACGGACGCGTACCCGGACGCGGTGGTTTCGGTGAGTGCGCCGGCCCGCTGGTACTACCGCGGCACGGCCCCCATGCGAAGACTCCACTGGCTGGTGACCCGGCCCGAGGGCCGCCTGGTGAGCCGCTACGGATTCCGTACGAGGATCCATCACCGCGACTGGGACCCCGTCCCGCTCGCCCCGGTCGAGGCGGTCCCGCAGATCGCCCCCACCCCGCTCCTGATCGTCCACGGCGACCGCGACGGCTACTTCCCCCTCGACCACCCGCGGATGCTCGCGGCGGCCGCCGGCGACCACGGCGAGCTGTGGATCGAGCCCATGGGCCACGCCGAGCACGCGGCCGGCGACGAGCTGCTGGGCCGTATCGGGGACTGGGCTGTCACAGCGGGCGGCTAG
- a CDS encoding MoaD/ThiS family protein has product MPKVTVRYWAAAKAAAGIAEEPFDAATLAEALDAARERHPGELVRVLRRCSFLVDGDPVGTRGHETVRLADGGTVEVLPPFAGG; this is encoded by the coding sequence ATGCCAAAGGTCACGGTGCGCTACTGGGCCGCCGCGAAGGCCGCGGCCGGGATCGCCGAGGAGCCCTTCGACGCGGCCACGCTCGCCGAGGCGCTGGACGCGGCGCGTGAGCGACACCCCGGTGAACTGGTGCGCGTCCTGCGGCGATGCTCGTTCCTCGTCGACGGTGACCCCGTGGGCACCCGCGGACATGAGACGGTACGGCTGGCCGACGGCGGCACGGTCGAGGTGCTCCCGCCGTTCGCAGGAGGGTGA
- a CDS encoding VOC family protein, with the protein MSSSARLSLSTVVLDAHDAHELAAFYQRLLGYVVRAEEPRWVLIGPPPGTGGISLALQTEPEYMPPVWPTRKPGDQQMMLHLDIEVDGGPDALAAETARAVAEGARLAEYQPQDDVRVLFDPSGHPFCLWTETPGTT; encoded by the coding sequence ATGTCTTCTTCCGCGAGGCTGTCGCTGTCCACCGTCGTCCTCGACGCGCATGACGCCCACGAACTCGCCGCCTTCTACCAGCGCCTGCTCGGGTACGTGGTGCGCGCCGAGGAGCCGCGCTGGGTGCTCATCGGACCGCCGCCCGGCACCGGGGGCATCTCCCTCGCCTTGCAGACCGAACCCGAGTACATGCCGCCCGTGTGGCCCACCCGCAAGCCCGGCGACCAGCAGATGATGCTGCACCTGGACATCGAGGTCGACGGCGGCCCGGACGCCTTGGCGGCCGAGACCGCGCGAGCGGTGGCGGAAGGGGCGCGGCTCGCCGAGTACCAGCCGCAGGACGACGTCCGGGTCCTGTTCGACCCGTCCGGGCACCCCTTCTGCCTGTGGACCGAGACGCCTGGGACGACCTAG